A single window of Magnetococcus marinus MC-1 DNA harbors:
- the pstC gene encoding phosphate ABC transporter permease subunit PstC, whose amino-acid sequence MTLSALTLVIVLLAMGTYMGRRHAFKILEGRHPSELHSRPNYHGAFVGLYAALPGAVILMGWLIFEPDLIQSMVMAHFNIPEGPTMTEQVMVIMNKIKIVAAGGQLMGGVSEQITIASQQYNELKSVSFYTLMGSLFVVLSGAMSFAYMQLGIESRVRNKVEKVVRVILIGSSTLSILVTLGIVLSLMFEAILFFGQIPPTDFLFGLQWSPQTALRADQVGGSGSFGAIPLFAGTLMITLIAMLVAAPIGLLAAVFMSEYATPLVRAWVKPVLEILAGVPTVVYGFFAALTVAPFLSNTGQAIGLHVASESALAAGLVMGIMIIPFVSSLSDDVINAVPQSLRDGSYGLGATKAETIKQVILPAALPGIVGALLLAVSRAIGETMIVVMAAGAAAKLSANPLESMTTVTVQIVTLLVGDQEFDSAKTLSAFALGLTLFGVTLILNFIALRVVQKYREQYD is encoded by the coding sequence ATGACTCTTTCGGCACTCACCCTCGTCATTGTACTGCTCGCAATGGGCACCTACATGGGACGCCGTCACGCCTTTAAAATACTGGAGGGTAGACATCCTAGTGAGCTCCACTCACGACCCAACTACCACGGTGCTTTTGTGGGGTTGTATGCGGCCCTGCCAGGTGCCGTAATTTTGATGGGTTGGTTGATCTTTGAACCTGACCTTATCCAATCTATGGTCATGGCGCATTTTAACATACCAGAAGGGCCAACCATGACCGAACAGGTCATGGTGATCATGAATAAGATCAAAATTGTTGCGGCTGGTGGTCAGCTCATGGGTGGTGTGAGTGAGCAGATTACAATCGCATCTCAACAATATAATGAATTGAAATCTGTAAGCTTTTATACGCTTATGGGCAGTTTGTTCGTGGTGCTTAGCGGGGCCATGAGTTTTGCCTATATGCAGTTGGGTATCGAAAGCCGGGTACGCAATAAAGTCGAAAAAGTCGTACGGGTTATCCTCATTGGCAGTTCGACACTCTCCATTTTGGTAACGTTGGGTATTGTTCTGTCGCTTATGTTTGAAGCGATCCTGTTTTTTGGCCAAATCCCCCCCACGGATTTTCTGTTTGGTTTGCAGTGGAGCCCCCAAACGGCGCTACGGGCCGATCAAGTGGGCGGATCAGGATCATTTGGTGCCATACCACTGTTCGCGGGCACCTTGATGATTACCCTGATTGCCATGCTGGTCGCGGCACCCATCGGTTTGCTCGCTGCCGTGTTTATGTCGGAGTATGCTACCCCGTTGGTGCGTGCCTGGGTTAAGCCCGTGCTGGAGATCTTGGCGGGGGTGCCAACGGTGGTCTATGGGTTCTTTGCGGCCTTGACCGTTGCCCCCTTTCTCTCCAATACAGGTCAGGCCATAGGGTTGCATGTGGCATCGGAAAGCGCCTTGGCGGCGGGTTTGGTCATGGGTATCATGATCATCCCCTTTGTCTCTTCCCTCTCCGATGATGTGATCAATGCGGTTCCTCAATCTCTGCGCGATGGCTCATACGGTTTAGGGGCGACTAAGGCAGAGACCATTAAACAGGTCATTTTACCCGCAGCACTGCCCGGGATTGTGGGGGCTCTGCTGCTGGCGGTCTCACGCGCCATTGGTGAAACCATGATTGTGGTCATGGCGGCGGGGGCCGCAGCGAAGCTTTCGGCCAATCCGTTGGAATCCATGACCACCGTAACGGTGCAAATTGTCACCTTGTTGGTGGGAGACCAAGAGTTTGATAGTGCCAAAACCTTATCAGCCTTTGCCCTGGGTCTGACGCTGTTTGGCGTAACCTTGATCTTGAACTTTATCGCCCTGCGGGTGGTGCAGAAATATCGAGAGCAATATGACTGA
- the pstA gene encoding phosphate ABC transporter permease PstA: MTEHANTSFTNPTALSLLKKRRASETRFRLLGISGIVVALAALVILLTTMLGNGLTAFQQTQIKLKIHFDEQVIDPEGKRDPKVLSHADYRKLYTNGLYALFPDVKSRRDKSELRKTLISSSAQYALRDVVLEQPELVGTTRELWLVASDDVDMYLKGYFTKDVPESDRPIKDITISWIEQLQHEGRIDKKFNRDFFTNGSSQDPEQAGILGALVGSGLTLLVTFLASFPVGLATAVYLEEFAPKNGWTDLIEVNINNLAAVPSIVFGLLGLAVFLNVMHMPRSAPVVGGLTLALMTLPTIIIATRAALKAVPPSLRDAARGLGASPLQVVLHHVVPLAMPGILTGTIIGMAQALGETAPLLMIGMVAFLVDIPHSATDAATVMPVQIYLWADSAERGFVEKTAAATLVLLGFLVLMNLLAVLLRKKFERRW; the protein is encoded by the coding sequence ATGACTGAGCACGCGAACACATCTTTCACTAACCCCACAGCATTGAGCTTGTTAAAAAAGCGGCGTGCCTCAGAAACACGTTTTAGGCTGTTGGGTATAAGCGGTATCGTGGTGGCATTGGCTGCGCTGGTGATCTTGTTGACCACCATGCTGGGCAATGGCTTAACGGCTTTTCAACAGACCCAGATCAAGCTGAAGATCCACTTTGACGAGCAGGTTATCGACCCTGAAGGCAAACGCGATCCTAAGGTGCTCTCGCATGCGGACTATCGTAAGCTTTATACCAATGGGCTCTATGCGCTGTTTCCGGATGTCAAAAGCCGTAGAGACAAGTCTGAATTGCGCAAAACTTTGATTAGCAGCAGTGCGCAATACGCCTTGCGGGACGTGGTGCTGGAGCAGCCTGAACTGGTGGGCACCACCCGCGAGCTATGGTTGGTGGCCAGTGATGATGTGGATATGTATCTGAAAGGCTACTTTACCAAGGATGTGCCCGAGAGTGATCGTCCCATTAAGGACATCACCATAAGCTGGATAGAACAGTTACAACACGAAGGGCGCATTGATAAAAAGTTTAACCGTGATTTCTTCACCAATGGTAGTTCTCAAGATCCAGAACAAGCGGGTATTTTGGGGGCGTTGGTTGGCTCTGGCTTGACCTTGTTGGTGACGTTTTTGGCCTCGTTCCCAGTGGGCTTGGCCACGGCGGTCTATCTGGAAGAGTTTGCTCCCAAAAATGGTTGGACAGATTTGATTGAGGTCAACATTAACAACCTGGCTGCGGTGCCCTCGATTGTCTTTGGTCTATTGGGGTTGGCGGTGTTTTTAAATGTTATGCATATGCCCCGCTCGGCACCAGTGGTGGGTGGTTTGACCTTGGCGTTGATGACGTTGCCCACCATTATCATCGCGACCCGCGCGGCGCTCAAAGCGGTACCCCCTTCATTGCGGGATGCCGCCCGTGGATTGGGTGCATCGCCCTTACAGGTGGTGTTGCATCACGTCGTACCCTTGGCGATGCCGGGAATCTTGACCGGTACGATCATTGGCATGGCGCAGGCTTTGGGTGAAACAGCCCCGCTGTTGATGATTGGTATGGTCGCGTTTTTGGTGGATATTCCCCACAGTGCCACGGATGCCGCAACGGTCATGCCGGTACAGATCTATCTGTGGGCGGACAGCGCCGAACGGGGCTTTGTGGAGAAGACCGCCGCAGCGACATTGGTATTGCTGGGTTTTCTGGTCTTGATGAATCTGCTGGCTGTGCTGCTCAGAAAGAAATTTGAGCGCCGTTGGTAG
- the pstB gene encoding phosphate ABC transporter ATP-binding protein PstB: MLHNGDSSLIIPKMQARDCGVFYGENNALRGINLDIPPRQVTALIGPSGCGKSTFLRCLNRMNDTIEGCRVVGSLTLDGADIYDKNVDVVQLRARVGMVFQKPNPFPKSIYDNVAYGPRIHGLAKDKDELDQIVINSLEKAGLLKEVKDRMDSPGNGLSGGQQQRLCIARAIAVSPEVILMDEPCSALDPIATAKIEELIDELRDNYTIIIVTHSMQQAARVSQYTAFFHLGDLVEVDDTEKIFTNPSDERTQGYITGRFG; this comes from the coding sequence ATGTTACATAACGGTGATTCCTCACTCATTATCCCCAAAATGCAGGCGCGAGATTGCGGGGTTTTTTATGGGGAAAACAACGCATTGCGTGGTATTAACCTGGATATTCCCCCCCGTCAGGTCACCGCGCTGATCGGGCCTTCGGGCTGTGGAAAAAGTACCTTTTTGCGCTGCCTAAACCGCATGAACGATACCATTGAAGGGTGTCGTGTGGTGGGTTCTTTGACCCTGGATGGTGCCGATATTTACGATAAAAATGTGGATGTTGTGCAATTGCGGGCAAGGGTGGGCATGGTCTTTCAAAAGCCGAACCCCTTTCCCAAATCCATCTATGACAATGTGGCGTATGGGCCGCGTATTCATGGCTTGGCTAAGGATAAAGATGAGTTGGATCAAATCGTGATCAACTCATTGGAAAAAGCCGGCCTGCTAAAAGAGGTTAAAGACCGCATGGATTCGCCGGGGAATGGTCTTTCCGGTGGTCAGCAGCAGCGTTTGTGCATTGCCCGCGCCATTGCGGTAAGCCCTGAGGTTATCCTAATGGACGAGCCTTGCTCGGCTTTGGATCCCATTGCAACGGCAAAAATTGAAGAGCTCATTGATGAGCTGCGCGATAACTATACCATTATTATCGTAACCCACTCCATGCAGCAGGCGGCACGTGTTTCCCAATACACCGCCTTTTTCCACCTTGGAGATCTGGTTGAGGTTGATGATACGGAAAAGATCTTTACCAACCCCTCCGATGAGCGGACTCAGGGGTATATTACAGGCCGCTTTGGATGA
- the phoU gene encoding phosphate signaling complex protein PhoU, translating into MPNQHTMQAFDKELRDVNALVLQMAENVLSQLSLAIESVASLDAEDALKVIEQDQQIDQLEWEVENQVIRILALREPKADDLRRVVSIMKTATDLERMGDLSANISKRALALVQNPPGSGISALNMMVKSVQAMVKTVMTAFQENDSAMAMSVWRQDLEVDELFNSVFREYLTYMMENPRNISPYTHLLFIAKNVERIGDHVTNIAENVYYIIEGKQMHGKRPKGDLTSSTVVV; encoded by the coding sequence ATGCCCAATCAACATACCATGCAAGCCTTTGACAAAGAGTTAAGAGATGTCAACGCGTTGGTCTTGCAGATGGCTGAAAATGTGCTCTCTCAACTATCGTTAGCCATTGAGTCGGTGGCGAGCTTAGATGCAGAAGATGCCCTAAAGGTCATTGAGCAGGACCAACAGATTGATCAGCTAGAGTGGGAGGTCGAAAATCAGGTTATTCGGATTTTGGCGTTACGTGAGCCCAAGGCGGATGATCTACGCCGGGTGGTCTCCATCATGAAAACCGCGACAGACCTGGAGCGGATGGGTGATTTGAGTGCCAACATCAGCAAACGGGCGCTGGCTTTGGTGCAAAATCCTCCTGGTTCAGGTATTAGTGCTTTAAATATGATGGTCAAATCGGTGCAAGCGATGGTGAAGACCGTGATGACAGCTTTTCAAGAGAATGACTCCGCGATGGCGATGAGTGTATGGCGTCAAGATCTAGAGGTAGATGAGCTGTTTAATAGCGTTTTCCGTGAATATTTGACCTATATGATGGAGAACCCACGGAACATATCGCCCTATACCCACCTGCTGTTTATTGCCAAAAATGTGGAGCGTATTGGGGATCATGTCACCAATATTGCCGAGAATGTTTATTACATCATCGAAGGTAAGCAGATGCACGGCAAACGACCCAAAGGGGACTTGACCAGCTCCACGGTGGTTGTTTAA
- a CDS encoding rhodanese-like domain-containing protein gives MMKRVVSGCMALCVALTALTAIAGDGEEGGAGNTAPLEVNITRTVGSFEVKHGRGMVQVIRNQDPNGVIDEGFDKTSRKCPPFCAVPMTVADGVRTIGEVELMEFMTTHLADGSGVLVDARSPDWHAKGTIPGSINVPYIEVSPQLGADELSIEAALSHFGVVDKDFSKAKYLVLWCNGPWCGQSPTAIRGLIELGYPKEKLLYYRGGMQLWKIFGLPVVPPAAE, from the coding sequence ATGATGAAGCGCGTGGTGAGCGGGTGCATGGCTTTATGTGTGGCCCTAACGGCCCTAACGGCCATAGCGGGGGATGGTGAAGAAGGGGGGGCGGGCAATACGGCCCCTCTGGAGGTTAATATAACTCGCACGGTAGGGTCGTTTGAGGTCAAGCATGGCCGTGGCATGGTTCAGGTGATCCGCAATCAGGATCCCAACGGCGTTATTGATGAGGGGTTTGATAAAACTTCCCGCAAATGCCCCCCCTTCTGTGCGGTGCCCATGACGGTAGCCGATGGGGTGCGGACCATTGGTGAGGTGGAGTTGATGGAATTTATGACCACCCATTTGGCCGATGGCAGCGGGGTGTTGGTGGATGCCCGCTCCCCAGACTGGCACGCCAAAGGGACCATTCCAGGCTCCATCAATGTACCCTATATTGAGGTGTCTCCTCAACTTGGCGCCGATGAGCTCTCTATTGAAGCGGCGTTGTCCCATTTTGGGGTGGTGGATAAAGATTTTTCCAAGGCCAAGTATCTGGTGCTTTGGTGCAATGGTCCTTGGTGTGGCCAATCGCCCACAGCGATCCGTGGCTTAATTGAGCTTGGTTATCCCAAAGAAAAATTGCTCTATTACCGGGGTGGCATGCAACTGTGGAAAATATTTGGTCTGCCGGTGGTGCCCCCTGCTGCGGAATAG
- a CDS encoding substrate-binding domain-containing protein — protein MKKLFVAAAMVSMAMAAPQAEARDQIRIVGSSTVFPFATTVAEQFGRSTSFKTPVIESTGSGGGLKLFCAGLGFDHPDITNASRRIKKSEVELCAKNDIKEIVEVKVGYDGIVLANSKSAPLMSLSLRDIFMATAKMVPDANGNLIANPNMTWDQVNPKLPKTPIIIFGPPPTSGTRDAFAELAMEGGCKTFPAIKDMKKTDKKKYKALCHGVREDGAYVEAGENDNLIVQKLVANPISMGIFGYSFLEQNADKVQGSLVMETTPTFENIASGKYPVSRSLYFYVKKKHVGLVPGIKEYLAEFSSDKAWGDDGYLADKGLIPMPAAERKKFSMDIKELAPLTLE, from the coding sequence ATGAAAAAGCTGTTTGTTGCTGCTGCTATGGTGAGTATGGCCATGGCGGCTCCACAGGCCGAAGCTCGGGATCAGATCCGCATTGTCGGTTCTTCCACCGTCTTCCCCTTTGCCACCACCGTGGCGGAGCAGTTTGGACGCTCCACCTCTTTCAAAACCCCCGTTATTGAGTCCACTGGCTCCGGCGGTGGTTTAAAGCTTTTCTGTGCGGGTCTGGGTTTTGATCATCCCGACATTACCAACGCTTCCCGTCGCATCAAAAAGTCTGAAGTTGAGCTGTGCGCCAAAAACGATATTAAAGAGATCGTTGAAGTCAAAGTTGGTTATGACGGTATCGTGTTGGCCAACTCTAAATCTGCCCCATTAATGAGCCTGAGCCTGCGTGACATCTTTATGGCCACCGCCAAGATGGTGCCAGACGCCAATGGTAACTTGATTGCCAACCCCAACATGACCTGGGATCAAGTCAACCCCAAGCTGCCCAAGACCCCCATCATCATCTTTGGCCCCCCTCCCACCTCGGGGACCCGGGACGCCTTTGCTGAGTTGGCCATGGAAGGCGGTTGCAAAACCTTCCCCGCCATCAAAGATATGAAAAAGACCGATAAGAAAAAGTACAAGGCCCTCTGCCACGGTGTGCGTGAAGATGGTGCCTATGTCGAAGCGGGTGAAAACGATAACCTGATCGTGCAAAAGCTGGTTGCCAACCCCATCTCCATGGGTATCTTTGGTTACAGCTTTTTGGAGCAAAACGCCGACAAGGTGCAGGGTAGCTTGGTTATGGAAACCACGCCTACCTTTGAAAACATTGCTTCGGGCAAATATCCTGTCTCCCGCTCGCTCTACTTCTATGTGAAGAAAAAGCATGTGGGTCTGGTCCCCGGCATCAAAGAGTATCTTGCCGAGTTCTCCAGTGACAAAGCTTGGGGTGACGATGGTTACTTGGCCGATAAAGGCTTGATCCCTATGCCTGCGGCTGAGCGCAAAAAGTTTTCGATGGATATCAAAGAGCTGGCTCCTCTTACCCTAGAGTAA
- the typA gene encoding translational GTPase TypA, which yields MSQDVYPIEKLRNIAIIAHVDHGKTTLVDKLLQQSGTLKQRGEATERVMDSNDLEKERGITILAKNTAIYWNGYRINIVDTPGHADFGGEVERVLSMVDSVLLLVDAVEGPMPQTRFVTQKAFAQGLRPIVVVNKIDRDGARPDWVQDQTFDLFDKLDATDEQLDFPIIYTSALRGFATLDHTQVTTNMDALFETIIKHVSPPDVDQEGPFRMQVTALDYNSYVGIIGIGRIARGRIKSNSPVVLVDADGSQRNGRMLQLFGFLGLDKVEVPDAKAGDIIAFTGIEKLRISETICHPDAVEPLPLLSVDEPTVSMTFQVNDSPLAGREGKFVTSRQLRDRLMRELETNVALRVEELDDPDKFRVSGRGELHLGILIENMRREGYELGVSRPEVIVKEIDGERREPYEQLTVDIDETSQGKVMEALGERKGELVNMVPDGRGRVRLDYMIPARGLIGFLTEFRTMTSGTGLMYHVFDHFGPYIKEPIGQRINGVLIAKDLGETVAFALFNLQERGRLFSSPGDKCYEGMLIGIHSRGQDLVVNPMRAKQLTNIRAAGCDENINLVPPIRFNLEEALEFIDDDELVEVTPKSIRLRKRFLKEHERKRSSKKAQ from the coding sequence ATGTCTCAGGACGTTTACCCCATCGAAAAACTGCGTAATATTGCCATTATTGCCCACGTGGACCATGGCAAAACCACCTTGGTGGATAAGCTGTTGCAGCAGTCTGGCACCCTCAAACAGCGCGGAGAGGCGACAGAACGGGTGATGGACTCCAATGACCTGGAAAAAGAGCGCGGCATCACCATTTTAGCAAAAAATACGGCCATTTATTGGAACGGCTATCGTATTAACATTGTGGACACCCCCGGACACGCCGATTTTGGCGGTGAGGTTGAGCGGGTACTCTCCATGGTGGATTCGGTGCTGCTGTTGGTGGATGCGGTAGAAGGCCCCATGCCTCAAACCCGGTTTGTCACGCAAAAGGCGTTTGCTCAAGGGTTGCGCCCCATTGTGGTGGTCAACAAAATCGACCGTGATGGGGCCCGCCCCGATTGGGTGCAAGATCAAACCTTTGATCTGTTTGATAAACTGGATGCCACCGACGAACAGTTGGATTTTCCGATTATCTACACCTCGGCCCTGCGCGGCTTTGCCACCCTGGACCACACCCAAGTGACCACCAACATGGATGCCCTGTTTGAGACCATTATCAAGCATGTCTCTCCACCGGATGTGGACCAAGAAGGCCCCTTCCGTATGCAGGTTACAGCGCTGGATTATAACAGCTACGTGGGCATCATTGGGATTGGTCGTATTGCCCGTGGTCGCATTAAGAGCAATAGCCCGGTGGTGCTCGTTGACGCCGACGGCAGCCAACGTAATGGCCGCATGTTGCAACTGTTCGGCTTTTTGGGGCTGGATAAGGTGGAAGTGCCCGATGCCAAAGCTGGCGATATTATCGCCTTCACCGGCATTGAAAAGTTGCGTATCTCCGAGACCATCTGCCACCCCGATGCGGTGGAGCCTCTGCCCCTATTGTCGGTGGACGAGCCCACGGTTAGCATGACCTTTCAGGTCAACGATTCACCCTTGGCTGGCCGTGAGGGTAAATTTGTTACCAGCCGCCAACTGCGGGACCGTTTGATGCGCGAGTTGGAGACCAACGTAGCCCTACGGGTCGAAGAGTTGGATGATCCCGATAAATTTCGGGTCTCGGGCCGTGGTGAACTGCACTTGGGAATTCTCATTGAGAACATGCGTCGCGAAGGTTACGAGTTAGGGGTCTCCCGTCCTGAGGTCATCGTCAAAGAGATTGATGGTGAAAGACGCGAACCCTATGAACAGCTGACCGTCGATATTGACGAAACCAGCCAGGGCAAGGTGATGGAAGCCCTTGGTGAGCGTAAGGGTGAGTTGGTCAACATGGTGCCCGATGGCCGTGGCCGCGTGCGCTTGGACTATATGATCCCCGCGCGGGGTTTAATCGGTTTTCTGACGGAATTCCGCACCATGACCTCTGGTACTGGTTTGATGTACCACGTGTTTGACCATTTTGGCCCCTATATCAAGGAGCCTATTGGGCAGCGCATCAACGGTGTGTTGATTGCCAAAGACCTAGGGGAGACCGTAGCCTTTGCTCTGTTCAACTTACAGGAGCGTGGCCGTCTGTTCTCCTCACCGGGGGATAAATGCTATGAAGGCATGCTGATCGGCATTCACAGCCGTGGCCAGGATCTGGTGGTGAACCCCATGCGGGCTAAGCAACTGACCAACATTCGCGCCGCTGGTTGTGACGAAAACATCAATCTGGTGCCGCCCATTCGCTTTAACCTGGAAGAGGCGTTGGAATTCATTGATGACGACGAGTTGGTTGAAGTAACGCCCAAAAGCATCCGTCTACGTAAGCGGTTTTTAAAAGAGCATGAGCGTAAGCGCTCGTCTAAAAAGGCTCAATAA
- a CDS encoding glycosyltransferase family 4 protein yields MRVAIIRQKYTDFGGAERFLKRAVDALSQRGVAITMLARAWPPAADRRIINPRYWSRTERDRGFAAAVCAHLQQESFDLVQSHERIACCDLYRAGDGVHREWLIQRARILGWQAKVADQMPYHRYILQAEERLFHSPQLKAVVCNSAMVKQELMDHFRLPAQKLHVIYSGIDCARFHPDLKAHRSAVRQQWQIPLEAPLLLFVGSGFARKGVNALLQAMTLMRQSAYLLIVGKDKQQARFQRRAKQLGLAQRVRFCGPQQSVLPFYGAADGVVLPTLYDPFPNVALEAMACGLPLLSSTKCGAVDLVESGYNGWLCDALDHHTMATQLDALCDPHMAVPMGQAARQTVLPLTLDAMATRMESLYTSLLDSPLP; encoded by the coding sequence ATGCGTGTGGCCATAATTCGACAAAAATATACCGATTTTGGGGGCGCGGAGCGTTTTCTCAAACGGGCGGTAGATGCCCTTTCCCAACGCGGGGTAGCCATCACCATGCTGGCCCGAGCGTGGCCCCCTGCGGCTGACCGCCGCATTATCAACCCCCGCTATTGGAGCCGCACTGAAAGGGATCGTGGTTTTGCCGCTGCGGTCTGCGCCCACCTGCAGCAAGAGTCCTTTGACCTTGTGCAATCCCACGAGCGCATTGCCTGCTGTGATCTATACCGGGCCGGTGATGGGGTACACCGAGAGTGGCTAATCCAGCGGGCTAGGATCTTAGGCTGGCAGGCCAAAGTGGCCGATCAAATGCCCTACCACCGTTATATTTTGCAGGCTGAAGAGCGCCTCTTTCATTCACCCCAGCTCAAAGCGGTGGTGTGCAACTCCGCCATGGTCAAGCAGGAGTTGATGGACCATTTTAGACTACCTGCGCAAAAGCTCCATGTCATCTATTCAGGCATTGATTGTGCGCGGTTTCATCCCGATCTCAAAGCCCATCGCAGCGCCGTACGGCAGCAGTGGCAGATCCCCTTAGAGGCCCCCCTGCTCCTATTTGTCGGCTCAGGTTTTGCCCGCAAGGGGGTCAATGCCCTGCTGCAAGCGATGACCCTTATGCGGCAGAGCGCCTATCTCTTGATTGTGGGCAAGGATAAGCAGCAAGCCCGTTTTCAGCGCCGCGCCAAACAGTTGGGCCTAGCCCAGCGGGTACGTTTTTGCGGGCCACAACAGAGTGTATTGCCCTTCTATGGAGCCGCTGACGGGGTCGTTTTACCCACCCTTTACGACCCCTTTCCCAATGTGGCCTTAGAGGCCATGGCGTGCGGCTTGCCCTTGCTCAGTTCCACCAAATGTGGGGCCGTGGATTTGGTGGAATCGGGGTACAATGGCTGGCTATGCGATGCCCTAGACCACCACACCATGGCGACCCAGTTGGATGCCCTGTGCGACCCTCACATGGCGGTACCCATGGGTCAAGCGGCCCGCCAAACAGTCTTACCCCTTACATTGGATGCCATGGCCACCAGAATGGAGAGCCTTTACACCTCGCTGCTGGATTCTCCCCTTCCATAA
- a CDS encoding SixA phosphatase family protein, whose protein sequence is MGRELILLRHAKSAWDTDAPTDFERPLAKRGRRDAPRMGRWMAKQGIQPDLVICSPAERTKQTMVFIAKEMGIKKKILLWDDRVYGASLEDLLLVLNGVSKSAMRVMLVGHNPGLELLLSFLVGPDKQGSIYGFGLIKTSTLVQLSMPDQWQDLAVGCAQVQQIMSPKDFKDKKDKK, encoded by the coding sequence ATGGGACGTGAGTTAATCCTGCTTCGCCATGCCAAATCTGCATGGGATACCGATGCCCCTACCGATTTTGAGCGCCCCCTTGCCAAGCGTGGCCGCCGAGATGCCCCCCGTATGGGGCGTTGGATGGCCAAACAGGGTATTCAACCCGATTTGGTTATCTGTTCCCCCGCCGAGCGCACCAAACAGACCATGGTGTTTATTGCTAAAGAGATGGGTATTAAGAAAAAAATCCTGCTTTGGGATGATCGTGTCTATGGGGCCTCGTTAGAAGATCTCTTGCTGGTCCTCAATGGGGTGAGCAAAAGTGCGATGCGGGTGATGTTGGTGGGGCATAATCCCGGTTTAGAGTTGCTGCTCTCCTTTTTAGTCGGACCCGATAAACAGGGTAGCATCTATGGTTTTGGGCTGATAAAAACCTCCACCCTGGTGCAGTTGAGCATGCCGGATCAGTGGCAGGATCTGGCCGTCGGCTGTGCCCAAGTGCAACAAATTATGAGCCCGAAAGATTTTAAAGATAAGAAAGACAAAAAGTGA